The Archocentrus centrarchus isolate MPI-CPG fArcCen1 chromosome 24, fArcCen1, whole genome shotgun sequence DNA segment CACCATTTCCTCTCTTCTTGGGCGATTTAGAAACTCTGCTCCTGTTTGATGAGGACGCTCCGCTCTCGCTCATGGAGTCGTGTGCTGAGGAGGTGCTGCCGGTTGTCTCGCTGTCTCGGATCATACTCTCATAGCCACTGCTGCCCCCGCTGTGGTAAAACAGGGCAGTGCGGCCCATGGCGGGGGGCAGCTCCCCActgaggatgctgctgttgTCGCTGCCATGCCCACTGCTGTAGCGCTGCGGCCTCCGAGGCGCGGTGATCTTGCTGTAAGGTGATGGTAGCGGTATGTTGAGTGATGACCCAATGATGCTATTAGTCCTGCTGCTGGTGCCATCAGTTCCTGTTACTCCAGCACCACTGCCAAGCTGCTTCCTTTGGCTACCTGCAACTAGCTCGCTAACCCGGCTGTTAGCTGCCCTGCTGATGGCCTGCTTTGTGCCCATGATAGTGCCTCTTCCTGTCTTGACTCCTGTTCCAGAGCGAGATGGGGACTTGCCATTCGGAGGTAGGTTGGTGTTGCGTCCGGCTGCATTTTCGGGAGGCTTTGGGGAAGAGCTCAGGCTCTTGGAACTGCTGGCAGACAGCGTTCGAACCTTCAGTCCACCAGAAGCTGCTGCTCTTGATCCGCTGCCACTGCGGACCTGCCCCAGTTTGCTAGTAGCTGCAAAGACACCAGATAACACTTGGGAGGGAGAGGCAGATGTGGAGGTGGATGCTGGAACACCAAGTCTTGGCACTGATCGGTTGCACTTGCCATTGCTTCCGGATGCAGCACCACTGTTCTCTCTGAAGAGCTCAGGTTTGGACCCAGCTAAGGTTTGACTGTCACATTTCTCCAGGGAGATCAGACTCCCGAAGTATCTAGAGGAATCTGCTTTGGCTCCACGTGTCTTCAGGCTTGAGGATGTTCTTGCAggactgtgttcagtttttaaacTAGATGTCCTGTGGCTGAATGAATCTGCTCTGAGCCTGATGTGGAATTCCTCCTCTGAGGCGGATGTTTTAGGGAATGAAGACTTTCCAGTGTCGCTGCTTGTTTTTAAGGCACTTGGAGAGAGCGCAATTCTTAACTTTTGTTCTTGGCTCGACTGTCTGACAAAAGGAACAGAAGGAGAGATGTTTCCAGATCCAGACTTGgaaattgtgctgtttttttgtccatttgCCTTTTTTCCCAGGGATGAAAACCTCACTGTACCAATCACTGATGCAGCTTCATGAGCCCATTTCGATTCTGAACTCTGGGGGGTGGAAACAGTCCCTAGGGTTGTTGCACCCCGAGTGAGTCGTGGCAGCTTGATGAGAGTGtctcctctcctgctgctgGACTTCTCACAACCATCAACAACCCTGTGAGCTGAAGAAGACATCTGTGCCTTTGGTGGGCGAGGTACGCTGTTGCTGTTCCCTCCGGACCTCCTGGAGGAAACATTAGTCATACCACTTCTTGTTGGCTTACCTGCAGAAAGAAAATCCATCTCTCTGGGATCAAAATGACTGCTTccctgaagcaaaaactcatcCTGTTTGCCTTCCTGTCCACTGCAGCCCACAGCTACGGTTGAGGTAGGCTTGGTTTTCCTGGGCAGACTGGAATGGGTGGCATGATGGGAAACCTGCGCTGACACTGATGTGTTCAGGTTACTGGCTCTCACCTTTAGATAGCCTTTGGGAGAGGCTTTGGTTGACTCGGGGGAGGGAGGGCACTTGGTAAAAGATGGTTTGTTTGGGGTAGCAGGGTCGCTGTCCAGCTCTGAGAAACAGACACCGCTGTCATTTAAGGAGCTCTTAATGCCATGCTGTAAAAATGGCTGTTTATGGAATATACTCGGTGAGGTCAGCAAGGAGGCATTCTCCATTGTTTTATCCCTCAAGTAAAGCCTGCTTTGTGAATGAAGACCGTCACTTTCAGGTGATTCGTATGGCCATGAGCCAACAGATGGGTGCTTTCTGCCTTGCTGGGAAAACAAACTTTCTTGGCGGTCGGTGCCAACATCAGTGCCTGGTCCCACAGCTCCTTGTTGAGATGTGTAAGCATCATATTCATCATTAATACTGCTGATGATGCTGACTGGGCGAGAGCTAGCAGCTAAAGTCTGCGGAAAGCAGTCACTGTTAAAGCTGAGGAGGTTGGAGGGACGACCGTTATCTGGGACAAGACCGTGAGGGAGCTCCTCTATGACTGTGAACACAAGCTCATCCTCTCCATTCAACTCCACAGGCTGCTGCAGAGTGATGGTAGTCCTCAGAAAATCCCTGTCCAGGCAACGTCCTAACAGAGAGGCCCGGAGGGTGTTCACCTCCATGGGGTATCTGCTTGTATGAGCTGCTCTGTCTGTGTTAGGTGACCCTGGTGGCTGGTCTTGCCTCATTACTTGTTGGCTCATACCCACAGGGGGAGTCCTGCCGAGAGCCTCTCCAGGCTGAGGCACTGTCCTGGTTGTCCGAGGTAAGGATGGTGAAGCTGATGGCTTGGGTACACCTCCTTTGAGGTAGACCTTCTCTCGAACCACAGGTTCTGAGTCACAGGTATGAGCACCCCCTGATTTTACCAAACATGGCTGAAAGGGGGTGGCTAAAAGTTTCTCTCCATCTGCGCTTGTCCTTTTGGAAGTGTCCATGAGGCCACCAGCTGAAGGTAGTTCAGACTGTTTGTGATCAGATTTACTTGTGCATGGTGTTGGCGCGCTTTCAGAGAAACTCTGGGAGGTATTTTTATCAGATCTGGGTGGTGAGGTTGCCTCTGTGGGTTTAGTAGCTCCACTCTGAGACTTCGGTGCTACTGATGTGCCTTCTGTGCTGAACGTGGCCGGGCCTTCACTGCCATCTATGCAGTCGAGTCTCTCTTGCAGTTCTGCAAATGTGTTACACTTGAAGTGATCACCATCAGACTTGGGTGCATCTTTGACTCGCCTTTTGTTCAGGGAAGGAATGATGGGAACGAATGAAGGCGGACCCTCATTATCGCTCAGCTCTCGGTCTGAGATTGCTGTCCCTCCAGGCCCAACGTAGATGACGGTGTCACAGGAGTGCTCGCTGCTGGAGGAATAGTCGGGATCGCTCGAGAGTAGCAGGGGAACGTCTGGGTCGAGGGCCACGGTCCGAGGGTGGAAGGGTCGAAGATGAGGAGGTCGATGGGATGGGCCTTCCTCACAGGAACTCtcccctccagatgagctggaagcatactgcaaataaaaaagaagtaaCACTGAATTGACATGCTAAAGAGAGCTAAAGTATGCAGTGCTTAACCTGAAGGGAAATCATTACTTGAATGGCCGTGTCTCAGGTTAAAAGTGCACTCTGTGGATTACATTAGAATTAATGTCAATGAGACATATACGCTGGTCACTCTGGTTTCTGATCTATATCATACAGCATGTCAGCCTGACTAATGAGGGTACAAGGCGATTCCATCTCAAGACAGAAACTCCCATCCCCGTAGAAACTCTGTTATTGATTATCTAACATATGGCAGTGGATAAACTCAATGAAATATGTCCATATGACTCCCTGACCTATTTACATTATGGACTGCAGCCTCAGGAAATCAGTGAAAACTCATTCAGAGGTCAAAACCTTCCACAGAACAATCTCAAGACTTTAATTAACAACCAATAACAACCTTTAAACCTTCACTGTTAGTTGTTTaaatttgtgctttaaaaaaataaatcagaaccTTATTTATGTCATTGACAAGTGagtaaacagtttgtttttgaacCCTGTACCAGAGATGCATGAACTCCACCACACTGAGCTTTAGAAAGAAAACCTGAATAAAGGATGAAGCACCTTGGACTTCTTCTTCCTCATGCGGTGGATGCGGGAGGCCGTCTGCACTGTGGTCAGCGTCTCCACGTAGTTCGCCGGGGAGTCGGAGATGTGGGCGATCATGGTGGTTCGACAGTTGATGTTGCCCAGGGATTCGCTGAGGAGCATCGTGAGCTTGCTGTCCCTGAATAATACATTAAGAAACCCTTCGTTAGCCCAAAAAAAGAAGACGCACCACGGGCTGGGGAATCCCCACGGGCCTGCAGATACCATTCATTACACCATGCACCAACAGTTGGGCACAGACAGGCAAAAAGGAATAGGAGCGATCTCTCGTTTCACATTAATGAAGCCCACTTTGAACTACACGCCACATGTGATCTGTCGGCAGAGACAGAGTGAAGTGTTCATGAAATCTCGCCTTTGAAAAGACCTGGATTAATGCTACAGAAGACGGATCAAACAGAGAATTTACATACTACAATCTAAGCTTTTTAACTCAACAAGCCTGAACTGCAGCACGGACTGACCCCCACATATTACTACTTATTCCTCCTTTTGGGCTTTTCTTTGGTTCTTCTGGTTCGACTTCAACTCACTTCACTGTGAATCAGTGATCACTGGGTCTGACAACTCAAGGCTGGTTTATTATTAACAGGCAATTTAAAGGTCTTCATAAAAAGGTCTCTCAAGTCCATGGATGGTAACGTGAGACTCTGGTGCAGATATCCAATCCATAAATAGAACAATAGTGATGTTGATGGCTTCATAAATGAGCAGAAATGGGGCCAAAGGAGAAAGACTGTAGGGAAAGGTCACCGATCAAGAACAAATAACAGATAAAAACATCTATATAgtcagtaaatcaacagtttatGACTCAAATCAGCTCATTAGCTGTTTCACTTTACAATTTCAGAGTTTTTGTggcataaaatgaaatgaaaagaaaagattaCACCCTACCCCCAAAATGAAACCGCTTAAAaccaaaaggaaacaaaagtgaagcattaaagcaaacaaaacacacccaaTATGAGGCTGAAAATAAGACTGAGCTCAGGCTGCATAACAAGCACCCAGAGGACAGAACAGACACATCAATTAGCATCACAAAGTGACTTATTCATCAGCCTAAACAAGCATTTAACACTGACTGAAAGctcattaaaaatacatcacaTGCTGCCTGCCCGCTTCATACGTGTCCCCCCCTCACTCCCCTCTGCCCTCACAGGGATCACTGGTCCATCTGTTGTTTGGTCGctatgacctttgacccctgtCAGGCTCATGAAAATGCTCAGAGTGTGAGCTCCTACCTGTAGGGAACGTGCTTGGCTCCGTTGGCCAGGGCGAGGATGACGTTTCCCAGTGCGGAGAGGGACAGACACTGACCCCCACCTCCCTCTCTGGTCCTGCTGATGTCCGTCTCACAGCTCCCCAAATCGAGGAGGTGGAGGCGACTCCGCCCCGACACTGAAAAGGAGGACATTAGTATACAACACCACCTCCTTAACTGCTCATTAGGGCTGAAATGACAATTTATTGATTAGTTTATAGACAGAAACATAATCAATGCCTTTAGTAATAACTTATTGGCTGCTTGGAGTCATTTATCAAAGCAGCCATTAGTGTACAGAAATCTTCTGGATATCTTGCATATATATATGACAGGACCCTGGGCtgtgagggagctggagctgaagCCATAAATCTTTGGCAGTAAAGTCAAAGTCCTGCAGCAAATCTCGAGTCAAGTCATCCGATTCATGGCGCCACTACATCACTAACCAAATGTATAAACATATTTATGCCTACGTGGACTgtgtaaacattaaaaatggtTCATTTGAATACATCCAGGCTGCATCTCTTCCCTGATTCTGGTCCTAATAAATATTCTGATAAGATTCAGTATCAGTGTGATCTCTGCTCATTTTAACTGCCTGCTCATTTCATTAATTCAGAGTAATGATGGCGGGAACCATCAACCGGCCGCATCAGCAAGATTTAGAAACTGCAGAGAGCGGCTGAGTGGACGCTTTTCCACCCGCCGGTCTATAAACACTGCAGGACACTGAGCCGTCAGGCCTCATTAGCCATGCAGATTTATTCCAGCAGTAAAACTCCAGTAACTGTGGCTCTGCTGACAGGTACATGTGGGTGGCGACAGTGTTAGTGTAGCCGCTCTGCTTGTAAACGCTCTTGTTGAGCATGTTGGCAATTCAACACAAAGCTAATTAGCAGCTACATGTTTGGAGCAGAAGAGCAGAAAAGAGCTAACAGCTAATTGAGTTGCCAGGTTTCACAGCTGCACGGTCGCTAAGGGGGGCTTTTATTCTCGTCTCAGAGGTCAGAGTCTCTACCCTGCTGCTCCTTCTCCAAGTCTCTGTTGAACCaatgtgtctgcagctgtagtGTGCACAGGTCTGTTCACTGTGCACAGGTCTGTTCACTGTGCACAGGTCTGTTCACTGCTGGGAAGTTTGAGAATGAATGAAGCACATTTCTCTTTCACTGGCTTCATTCAGGGTTTACTGTGTCATGCTGAGTACCAGTTTCTCCTCAAAGAGCTCTAGCTTCACACAAAACACCTCCTCTCACTCAGCACCAACCTCAGCTGCACCTTCAGAAGCTGCCCATGAACATCCCAAACAGGAGAGCAGTTTGTTTCTGACATCTCTGCTCAGTCTGTGGCTCTCAACTACAAACTCAGAGAACTCCAAGAAAACAGCAGAACCGACCTGAACATCCAAGAAACAGGAACCAGTAAAGCTGAAAATGTTTAGCCTGAGCAGAAAATGTGCACCTGTCCTGCTTCCTGATAACAAACATCCTGAAAAGAGGAAGCAGGAGAAACACTGGTCCATAAATGCATCTGTGGAGTGGAGTCATGGGCCAACACTGGGGTCTCTAGATCTCTAAGAGGAGGCACTAATCAGCTGCCTGAACCACATCAGCTGATTCTGCTTAATGTGAAGGGGGTGTGTTGTATCTGCAATCATATGCTCAGTCGTTACCCAGAGTTCATGACCATAAGTGAGGGAAGGATGTAGACTGACTGTTAAACAGAGGGCTGTGCCTCACAGCTCATCTCCCCTCTCACCACCACACTGTGTGCATTAAGCTCCCCATCCTTTCTCCCCTCAGGCATTAATAACATCCCAAGATACTTAATTCTCTCCTCTCACCTGGACGGGGTGAAACATCTTTGTCTTTAAGGGAACGATGGGCTCGGAGGTGTTGATATGCACACCAGCAACTTCACAATCAGCTTCAAACAGTCCACCCATGTATGCtacatgcatgtttttgatTTGACACCGGGTGTGATGCACTTCCTCACACAACTttcccatttatctgggcttgggaccaGCACTAGGAGTGCACTGGCTCACGAGCCCCTGAAGCTGGGCATGCACCTCCTCACAGTCTCAGACTGGGGATCATTTGTGTGTAAAGCAAaggtgttaaccactacaccaagGAGCTACCCTGGGTGTAGCTGTGTGACAGTGATTAAAAGGACAGCATCATCAGTAACAAGAAGAAATGTGTCATCATCTTCTTTGTGACCTCAGCAAAGAGGTGTTTCTCTGCGCTGTCAGTGACTCCCAGCTTTGTCACTCCTACTGATGATCTTTAAAACCAGTTTCTTCTTAAACCACAGTGAAGTTCATTTTTTCAGGAGGTTCCTGAGCAGAAGACACCATCTGAGGGCTGTTACTGACCTCCACCTCAGCAgttttttctcatcttttgGTTGCTGGCCAATTTTAACGCCATAATGCTCCATTTAATAATTGTGATAAACACTCATTTACAGCCACAGATACACTCACCTGCTGCCTTGTTGCTCTTGTCCAGCCTCTCCTGGGAGAGATGCAGGGTAAACAGGAAGTGGGAGTTCCTTCTGACTTCCTGGTCATCCGGCATTTGGCTGCTCCTCCTTGCTGCAAGGGCGACATCCAGGAAAGATGCTGCTCGCTCAGCGCTGGTCGCCCGAAGCTCCGTCTGGTTCTGCAGCTGATGGAGAGAGAGGTAACGggaggctgctgcagctgccaaACATGTTGGCTCTATTAAATATCATTCATGTCGGGCAGATGCTGCTAAGCCTGGTTCTAACTCAGTTTAGTTTGACTGAAGTGAAGCTTTGAATAATTCTGCGAGCATCTTCCTGCTGTCTGCAGCTCCACCGGggtctgtttctttttgttcagAGCAGAAGTCCTTCTCCCCTCTCACAGATAAAATGAGTGAGATAAAAGTTTAACTAGGACAGAATGAGGTttgataaaggaaaaaaagaaggatgTCTGCATGagacaagaaaaagagaaagaaaaattaaagtgaGTGCAGATAGAAGGTGGCAGACAGAAGGAGCTCGGGGAGATAAAACAGACTGAACGAGGAGGAGGAAGGTCAGGACTAATTGGACAGTTGTGAACAGTGCAGAAGTCCCTGGAGTGAAGAGGAGGTCAGTGAGGAGGTCGGGAAGAGACAAGGTGAAGGAAAGGAGTCAAGGAGAGGAGTTGACTGGCCTGAGTGGGGCTGGAGGACTGGATGAATATATCAGCTGTTGTACTGCACAGCACACAAATACAtctccatgagtacatcagcaATCATCTGATGGACTGATGGTGGCAGGTGCAAAGGTTAGTATGTGAGACGGATGGGACTCGAAGTGCCAACGCTTCAGTTAGTAGCAGGATGGTTTGAAGTTCCATCTTTTAGGTGTgtcaacttttactttgaatatCTGGTACCTATATCTCCTCTGCTGAGAGTTTTTTCCTGTACCTGGGATCCACAGACTGGATCTTCTCTCAGAGCCACGGCAGGGCCTGGGACCTCCTGGTGGTCACCTGCTGCGAGTTCAGCCAGGAGGTCGGTGAGCGTCTCCTCTCGACCGGAGATCTCCACGGCCGACACTCTGACGGAGAAACGAGCTCCGGACTTTTCCTTCCGCTCTTCGATTACCTTAAAGAGCCAGGAGATTGCTGTCGGAGCCACACCCAGACTTTGGGTGGAGCAGTCCCGACCGATCATGGTGTATGTCTTACCTGTGGAGGGCGGAGTCAGGTCAACAATCATGTGACATTTGGGAATGACGTGTTTGCGTGTGAGGATGGCGTATCACGTCGTTACCCAGGTTAGCGTGTCCGAAGCAGAAGATGCAGCCGTCTGCGCCGTTCACCACCGACTGAATGACCTCTGCCACGGTTCCTGAACACACCTCAGCCTATCAGGAGAGAACCACCAACCAGccatcaattcagttcagtgtaattttatttatatagcgccaaatcacaacaaacagtcacatcaaggtgctttgtattgtgggtaaagaccctacaataatacagagaaaatccaacagtctaTGAAAGCTGTATAAACCTTGATTTTGTCCTTAAAAAGTTTGCTCACCATTTTTTCTACCACATTCAGACCACATATGAAAACAGCCTCGCTTTCACGCCAGACATCctgataattcaattcaattttatttatataacaaatcacaacatactgtcgcctcaaggcgctttgtattgtggataaagaccctacaataatacagagaaaacccaacagtcaaaacgaccccctatgagcagcacttggtgacagtgggaaggaaaaactccctttaacaggaagaaacctccatcagaaccaggctcagggagggggggtcatctgctgtgaggggggagagacagagattaatattaTTAGTGGggtaaaaacaaagtgaaaagaggtgaatgaaaagaaacagtgcatcatgggactgTCGCCTACCAGCCATCACCTTAGAGAGGTGCCACTATCAAACTGTATCATACATAAAAATGAGCCGCAATCCTGTGTAGCAGTGAGGTAGCTGCCAGTGGGACTGAAGGATACTGCTGACACATCTATGACAGGGTGGTTAATGTGTTAAAGGCTTTGTGACCTAATGTGGGTAACCACAGCATGAAATGTCATTAGGACCAACCATAAGTGACCATAGTGTCTATATGTGGACGGCTCTTTAAAGCCGAGCTTACAGCCCTGATGTGATGCTTTCTGGGTCTGGGGATCAGGGTTTGTGGGACATTTAGGTTTTCTCTCGTTTTGTAAATTTGTACTGTGGTTCTGTATTGTTAGAGCGGGCTCTCTGCTTCAGGCGCTCTCAgcgctgctgtttgtttctgaggccacacagctgaaactttaaCGCTTCCCTCCCACAGCCTGATGAGGGAGACgtggaaatggctgcagtctGTGGAGGATCAGAGTGGGATTGCTGTGACTGAGCGGCTGTTCTCGGTCTGTGTTTCCAGCagagactcagcagcaggtcagaacCAAGCAGAACAGCATTTAGACGTTTGCATCAGCATATGGATCCGTGCAGGTTCAGTCTGAGCTGCTGTGACCTCACAGCTTCATTCAGCTTCA contains these protein-coding regions:
- the LOC115774185 gene encoding kinesin-like protein KIF26A produces the protein MYSQYWNTARGRRPDYRRYTVVEGETPLPLASTGRRKRLHSAGEDEEEEVRRSCASRPNPEGSLSASELSHYNKPEEEELRRLCQRCHIMASQLNRQAAALADTTALKDPAYASFLFDKLQRLQLPRRGRHASVDARCDVCGASFQQLRRLALRRALGISREMAPRPATPSATSESSWVHDELPVKQQRWTQEEQQQGGGAPWRWGGVQSTYLGGGGAKGLATVTPLPLNPAQYLEGVWRVSCCTPELQHSTGLTSDGGHVTVKRSTQDVPAKPAAHSIGTQTSQPPSAAAAFFIRAAQKLSLSRRKKSPPGPTSPPRESPGSLLYTGGFSGALQLSPPAIPPCLLRAGSKVKDTPGMGKVRVMVRICSVHSESSESMSFLKVDGRKKQLTLCETSAAGLSAAAQRRSSASAPKTFTFDAVFSQDTSQAEVCSGTVAEVIQSVVNGADGCIFCFGHANLGKTYTMIGRDCSTQSLGVAPTAISWLFKVIEERKEKSGARFSVRVSAVEISGREETLTDLLAELAAGDHQEVPGPAVALREDPVCGSQLQNQTELRATSAERAASFLDVALAARRSSQMPDDQEVRRNSHFLFTLHLSQERLDKSNKAAVSGRSRLHLLDLGSCETDISRTREGGGGQCLSLSALGNVILALANGAKHVPYRDSKLTMLLSESLGNINCRTTMIAHISDSPANYVETLTTVQTASRIHRMRKKKSKYASSSSGGESSCEEGPSHRPPHLRPFHPRTVALDPDVPLLLSSDPDYSSSSEHSCDTVIYVGPGGTAISDRELSDNEGPPSFVPIIPSLNKRRVKDAPKSDGDHFKCNTFAELQERLDCIDGSEGPATFSTEGTSVAPKSQSGATKPTEATSPPRSDKNTSQSFSESAPTPCTSKSDHKQSELPSAGGLMDTSKRTSADGEKLLATPFQPCLVKSGGAHTCDSEPVVREKVYLKGGVPKPSASPSLPRTTRTVPQPGEALGRTPPVGMSQQVMRQDQPPGSPNTDRAAHTSRYPMEVNTLRASLLGRCLDRDFLRTTITLQQPVELNGEDELVFTVIEELPHGLVPDNGRPSNLLSFNSDCFPQTLAASSRPVSIISSINDEYDAYTSQQGAVGPGTDVGTDRQESLFSQQGRKHPSVGSWPYESPESDGLHSQSRLYLRDKTMENASLLTSPSIFHKQPFLQHGIKSSLNDSGVCFSELDSDPATPNKPSFTKCPPSPESTKASPKGYLKVRASNLNTSVSAQVSHHATHSSLPRKTKPTSTVAVGCSGQEGKQDEFLLQGSSHFDPREMDFLSAGKPTRSGMTNVSSRRSGGNSNSVPRPPKAQMSSSAHRVVDGCEKSSSRRGDTLIKLPRLTRGATTLGTVSTPQSSESKWAHEAASVIGTVRFSSLGKKANGQKNSTISKQSSQEQKLRIALSPSALKTSSDTGKSSFPKTSASEEEFHIRLRADSFSHRTSSLKTEHSPARTSSSLKTRGAKADSSRYFGSLISLEKCDSQTLAGSKPELFRENSGAASGSNGKCNRSVPRLGVPASTSTSASPSQVLSGVFAATSKLGQVRSGSGSRAAASGGLKVRTLSASSSKSLSSSPKPPENAAGRNTNLPPNGKSPSRSGTGVKTGRGTIMGTKQAISRAANSRVSELVAGSQRKQLGSGAGVTGTDGTSSRTNSIIGSSLNIPLPSPYSKITAPRRPQRYSSGHGSDNSSILSGELPPAMGRTALFYHSGGSSGYESMIRDSETTGSTSSAHDSMSESGASSSNRSRVSKSPKKRGNGFLRRRLIPAPLPDTSSLGRKVGGQWVDLPPLGGTLKEPFEIKVYEIDDVERMQRRKEVLTGSEQPFHDVEKGLLYFNARLRMLERRQQQIRELKSKHERLKAELEEAKSRLMLHPSKWSGEFDVDQDLDRESQEYLEALAQVTGELEYCVNLCKSRVMMETCFDITVTTAGAAAQGGQQEVEV